From Candidatus Neomarinimicrobiota bacterium, a single genomic window includes:
- a CDS encoding UvrB/UvrC motif-containing protein has product MDIRNVLDEWEYDPYNFTVRLIEGKDGKQKIQIRLDLGILQLEMEGRPDGTKPYDKESLLDYYLQKLENSGKDDFSVKHFSLNQEDCDQLRVEAIQYYHRYISLLELEDYPGVIADTEHNIGILDLLREFAEDKSDMMSYEQYRPYILMINTISKGRMAMGNNNFDLALKKVKIGIELINKAREELNLGDTHYGFRELRFLEDWKNDISSELTPSELKELEKKLDKAIKMEEYESAADLRDEINQFKSSSNN; this is encoded by the coding sequence ATGGATATAAGAAATGTATTAGACGAGTGGGAGTATGACCCTTATAATTTCACGGTACGACTGATTGAGGGAAAGGACGGTAAGCAGAAAATTCAAATCCGTCTTGATCTTGGAATTCTTCAACTTGAAATGGAGGGACGCCCGGATGGCACTAAGCCTTATGATAAAGAATCGTTACTTGATTATTATTTGCAAAAATTAGAAAATTCCGGAAAAGATGATTTTAGCGTTAAACATTTTTCACTTAATCAAGAAGACTGTGACCAACTTCGCGTTGAGGCAATCCAATATTACCACCGATATATCAGCCTGCTCGAACTTGAAGATTACCCCGGTGTTATCGCTGATACTGAGCATAATATTGGTATCCTTGACTTATTAAGAGAATTTGCAGAAGATAAATCTGATATGATGAGTTATGAACAGTATCGTCCTTATATTTTAATGATTAACACTATTTCTAAAGGACGAATGGCGATGGGTAATAATAATTTTGACCTTGCTTTAAAAAAAGTTAAAATAGGAATAGAACTGATAAATAAGGCGCGCGAAGAACTGAACTTGGGAGATACACATTACGGATTCAGAGAATTACGGTTTCTTGAGGATTGGAAAAATGATATATCATCTGAGTTGACACCGTCTGAACTTAAAGAACTTGAGAAAAAACTCGACAAAGCGATTAAAATGGAAGAATACGAATCTGCAGCTGATTTGAGAGATGAAATTAATCAGTTCAAGTCAAGTAGTAACAATTAG
- a CDS encoding zinc ribbon domain-containing protein: MPTYEYTCRNCSKIFDILYKSYSGQNEKPVCPKCGSYDTKRMMSVFAAVDSAGGAESKFSGCGSGCACVSD, translated from the coding sequence ATGCCGACTTATGAATACACCTGCCGGAATTGTTCCAAGATATTCGACATTCTGTATAAAAGTTACTCGGGACAAAATGAAAAACCGGTTTGTCCGAAGTGCGGTTCTTATGATACCAAACGAATGATGTCCGTTTTCGCAGCTGTGGATTCAGCTGGAGGAGCGGAGTCAAAATTCTCAGGATGCGGTTCCGGCTGCGCTTGTGTTTCCGATTGA